One genomic window of Medicago truncatula cultivar Jemalong A17 chromosome 1, MtrunA17r5.0-ANR, whole genome shotgun sequence includes the following:
- the LOC25484542 gene encoding probable aquaporin TIP-type alpha, with protein MATRRYAFGRMDEANHPDSIRATVAEFFSTCIFVFAGEGSALALRKIYKDAGASSGELLVLAIAHAFSLFAAISSSMHVSGGHINPAVTFGALLGGRISVLRALYYWVAQLLGSFVAALLLRLVTNNMRPQAFNVAFGVGAGNALVLEIAMTFGLMYVVYATAIDPKRGTIGTIAPLAIALVVGANILAGGPFDGACMNPARAFGPALVGWRWHYHWIFWVGPFLGAAIAALLYEYIMVPVEPPHTNPIHQPLAPEDY; from the exons ATGGCAACTAGAAGATATGCATTTGGAAGGATGGATGAGGCAAATCATCCAGATTCCATAAGAGCAACCGTAGCTGAATTTTTCTCAACTTGCATCTTTGTATTTGCTGGAGAAGGCTCAGCCCTTGCTCTAA GGAAGATATACAAGGATGCAGGTGCATCATCTGGTGAGCTATTGGTACTTGCAATAGCTCATGCATTTTCACTATTTGCAGCTATATCATCTAGCATGCATGTATCTGGTGGACATATAAACCCTGCTGTTACTTTTGGTGCTCTTCTTGGTGGTAGAATCTCTGTCCTTAGAGCTCTCTACTATTGGGTTGCTCAACTTCTTGGTTCTTTCGTGGCTGCCCTCTTATTGAGGCTTGTCACTAATAACATG AGACCACAGGCGTTCAACGTGGCATTTGGTGTTGGTGCTGGGAACGCTCTTGTACTTGAGATTGCCATGACATTTGGTTTAATGTATGTTGTCTATGCAACTGCCATTGATCCCAAAAGAGGAACCATTGGCACAATTGCACCCTTAGCAATTGCACTTGTTGTTGGAGCAAACATCCTAGCTGGTGGACCATTTGATGGAGCATGCATGAACCCTGCTAGGGCTTTTGGACCTGCTTTAGTGGGTTGGAGATGGCACTATCATTGGATCTTCTGGGTGGGTCCATTTCTTGGAGCTGCAATAGCAGCACTTTTATATGAATATATTATGGTTCCAGTTGAGCCTCCTCATACTAATCCGATTCATCAACCTTTGGCTCCTGAAGATTATTAG
- the LOC25484543 gene encoding UPF0426 protein At1g28150, chloroplastic isoform X1, whose translation MMSLLSTSSSVSPLQLSCTQQECRFLSPSSISCSRITRTRSIGFNPLRVGNRSRITAFFFNPAQDPLVKEAVKEPVAFLGGIFAGILRLDLNEEPLKEWVMRTVEASDISEEETNAEESTTEAAPQEIEIE comes from the exons ATGATGTCTCTTCTCTCTACTTCGTCTTCTGTTTCTCCTCTTCAATTATCCTGCACTCAG CAGGAATGTAGGTTTTTATCACCATCATCAATTTCGTGTAGTCGAATTACCAGAACCAGAAGCATAGGTTTTAATCCCCTTCGAGTGGGTAATCGGAGTCGAATTACAGCGTTTTTCTTCAATCCTGCACAAGACCCTCTCGTCAAAGAAGCTGTCAAG GAACCAGTGGCATTCTTAGGTGGGATATTTGCTGGTATTTTAAGGCTTGATTTGAATGAGGAACCTCTGAAGGAATGGGTTATGAGGACTGTTGAAGCTTCTGATATTAGTGAAGAAGAAACCAATGCAGAAGAATCAACTACTGAAGCTGCTCCACAAgagattgaaattgaataa
- the LOC25484543 gene encoding UPF0426 protein At1g28150, chloroplastic isoform X2, translating to MMSLLSTSSSVSPLQLSCTQECRFLSPSSISCSRITRTRSIGFNPLRVGNRSRITAFFFNPAQDPLVKEAVKEPVAFLGGIFAGILRLDLNEEPLKEWVMRTVEASDISEEETNAEESTTEAAPQEIEIE from the exons ATGATGTCTCTTCTCTCTACTTCGTCTTCTGTTTCTCCTCTTCAATTATCCTGCACTCAG GAATGTAGGTTTTTATCACCATCATCAATTTCGTGTAGTCGAATTACCAGAACCAGAAGCATAGGTTTTAATCCCCTTCGAGTGGGTAATCGGAGTCGAATTACAGCGTTTTTCTTCAATCCTGCACAAGACCCTCTCGTCAAAGAAGCTGTCAAG GAACCAGTGGCATTCTTAGGTGGGATATTTGCTGGTATTTTAAGGCTTGATTTGAATGAGGAACCTCTGAAGGAATGGGTTATGAGGACTGTTGAAGCTTCTGATATTAGTGAAGAAGAAACCAATGCAGAAGAATCAACTACTGAAGCTGCTCCACAAgagattgaaattgaataa
- the LOC25484544 gene encoding NDR1/HIN1-like protein 6 has translation MSDHQRQRIHPMNVETKPHPRTPLVPPGSSRSEKVIHVPPPILHQHAMPAINSSKPKISCFCKCICWTISLLFLLLIIIAATAGALYLIFKPKLPNYSVDTLRISDLRLNFDLSLYAKFDVKITATNPNKKIGIYYEKGGKLSVLYTNTKLCEGSLPKFYQGHQNKTVLNVSLTGQVQSGNTLMAALQQQQQTGRIPLDLNIHAPIAIKFGRLKLKKVKVLGRCQLVVDSLSSNNLVSIKASNCNFKLKL, from the coding sequence ATGTCAGATCATCAGAGACAGAGAATCCACCCTATGAATGTGGAAACAAAACCACACCCTAGGACACCATTAGTACCTCCAGGTTCCTCTAGATCAGAAAAGGTTATCCATGTGCCTCCTCCAATACTGCATCAACATGCTATGCCAGCAATAAACTCTTCAAAGCcaaaaataagctgtttttgcaAGTGTATATGTTGGACAATAAGCTTGTTATTCCTTCTTCTCATTATCATTGCAGCAACTGCAGGAGCCCTTTACCTCATCTTCAAACCAAAGCTTCCCAATTACTCAGTTGATACACTGAGGATAAGTGATCTGAGACTTAACTTTGACTTGAGTCTGTATGCAAAGTTTGATGTGAAGATCACAGCAACCAACCCAAACAAGAAGATTGGTATTTACTATGAGAAAGGAGGGAAGTTGAGTGTATTGTACACAAACACAAAGCTTTGTGAAGGGTCTTTACCTAAATTCTACCAAGGTCATCAGAACAAAACAGTGCTTAATGTGTCGTTAACAGGTCAAGTTCAGTCTGGAAACACGTTAATGGCGGCTTTGCAGCAGCAACAGCAGACAGGAAGAATTCCGTTGGATCTCAATATCCATGCACCAATTGCTATCAAATTTGGGAGGTTGAAGTTGAAGAAGGTGAAAGTTTTGGGTCGATGTCAATTGGTGGTCGATAGCTTATCGTCTAATAATCTTGTAAGCATCAAGGCTAGCAACTGTAACTTCAAGCTGAAACTTTAA
- the LOC25484545 gene encoding coiled-coil domain-containing protein 12, producing the protein MGTEDESIEQAVASRRERLLALRAAQQLSNSSEPEPNNQDEEQPQPPPTSSEDDDEQQEEKDGEGEEKLSMKFRNYVPHDKNLQEGKLAPAVLPKFEDPVSVPEPEEKPKEDPFLNIAPKKPNWDLRRDVQKKLDKLEKRTQKALYQLMVEQEKQNQLAEGDDTNGTKD; encoded by the exons ATGGGTACCGAAGACGAATCAATCGAGCAAGCCGTCGCTTCCCGCCGTGAAAGACTCCTAGCTCTTCGCGCCGCTCAGCAATTATCCAATTCCTCCGAACCCGAACCCAATAATCAAGACGAAGAACAACCACAACCACCACCTACTTCTTCCGAAGACGATGATgaacaacaagaagaaaaaga TGGAGAGGGAGAGGAAAAGCTGAGTATGAAGTTTCGTAATTACGTTCCTCATGATAAGAATCTTCAAGAAGGGAAGCTTGCACCTGCTGTGCTTCCGAAGTTTGAAGATCCTGTTTCTGTTCCTGAGCCTGAGGAAAAACCTAAAGAG GATCCGTTTCTCAATATTGCTCCCAAGAAACCCAACTGGGACCTGCGAAGAGATGTGCAGAAGAAGCTTGATAAGCTTGAGAAGCGAACTCAGAAAGCTCTCTATCAACTCATGG tGGAACAAGAGAAGCAAAATCAGTTAGCTGAGGGAGATGATACAAACGGCACCAAAGATTAG
- the LOC25484546 gene encoding uncharacterized protein, translated as MGCIVSTPKDSGGNRRRPGSIGDVSVYVPGLRIPKPVDFTQSLGDSLSKSIVERLSALRTRIVVMAGQEGPTITRTKRKSATQHGGSTLADLLQALEDYLPVLLGLVKDESHLQYKVQFVWMNQEDEAEETAMSNAWYEVLSVLHLMATLLLSQANLLLLPRTSTDGHQPKVSEENRRASVDIFLKAGGYLDCAVRHVLPQLPAELRRNLPVDLAEGVLRALCLQALGQGVDIQLGMAIDSTKATLAVKRRLACEMVKYWQQAQDNIMNLPLANGWGEKHRHYVKWKYIESKATAYYYHGLILDEGNTEKSHGMAVAALQAADEYFKESKKLCEAFNAATPLSRNPPLWGTMKYLSEKIPKDTSSKVRINRDLYTYERIMETAPTLPDFALALKPDDYQLPQVSPSWRTENVKGGQNGSPNHLKG; from the exons ATGGGCTGCATCGTGTCCACCCCAAAAGATTCTGGTGGAAATAGAAGGAGGCCGGGGAGTATTGGAGATGTTTCTGTCTATGTTCCCGGTTTAAGAATTCCTAAACCGGTTGATTTTACGCAGTCGCTTGGTGATTCTTTGTCAAAGAGCATAGTGGAACGCTTATCTGCTCTTAGAACTCGTATCGTTGTAATGGCTGGTCAAGAAGGTCCTACAATTAcaagaacaaaaagaaaaagtgcAACTCAACATG GAGGTTCAACACTGGCTGATCTTCTACAGGCTCTTGAAGACTACTTACCGGTACTTTTGGGATTAGTCAAAGATG AAAGTCATTTACAATACAAAGTACAATTTGTTTGGATGAATCAGGAGGATGAAGCAGAG GAAACAGCCATGTCTAATGCTTGGTATGAAGTGTTGTCAGTCTTGCACTTGATGGCAACACTATTGCTATCACAGGCTAATTTATTACTTCTTCCAAGAACATCCACCGATGGTCATCAGCCAAAAGTATCAGAAG AAAACCGTCGAGCCTCTGTTGATATCTTCTTAAAGGCTGGTGGGTATCTTGACTGTGCTGTCAGGCATGTTCTTCCACAGTTGCCTGCTGAGCTCAG GAGAAATTTACCAGTAGACCTTGCAGAAGGAGTTCTTCGTGCGCTCTGTCTACAAGCATTGGGACAG GGTGTAGATATCCAACTTGGAATGGCAATTGATAGCACCAAGGCCACTCTCGCGGTGAAGCGTAGACTTGCATGTGAGATGGTGAAATATTGGCAACAG GCACAAGATAACATTATGAATCTTCCGTTAGCGAATGGTTGGGGTGAAAAACATCGTCATTATGTCAAATGGAAGTATATTGAATCAAag GCTACGGCATATTATTATCATGGTTTGATTCTTGATGAGGGCAATACAGAGAAATCTCATGGGATGGCTGTAGCTGCGCTGCAAGCAGCGGATGAGTATTTCAAAGAAAGTAAGAAGCTCTGTGAGGCATTCAATGCAGCAACTCCATTGTCAAG AAATCCACCGCTTTGGGGGACCATGAAATATCTCTCTGAGAAAATTCCCAAGGATACTTCAAGCAAGGTGCGAATAAACCGTGATCTATATACTTACGAGAG AATCATGGAAACAGCACCAACATTGCCTGATTTTGCCTTGGCCTTGAAACCAGATGATTATCAACTTCCACAAGTGAGTCCTTCTTGGAGAACAGAAAATGTGAAGGGGGGACAAAATGGCTCCCCTAACCATCTTAAGGGatga